One segment of Verrucomicrobiota bacterium DNA contains the following:
- the prpB gene encoding methylisocitrate lyase: MSVSSPGSQFRAALESERPLQIVGVVSAYAALLAARTGFKALYLSGAGVANASFGMPDLGLTSLNDVCEDARRITGATTLPLLVDADTGWGGAFNIARTIRELSRAGAAGCHLEDQVQAKRCGHRPNKALVTAGEMVDRIKAAVDSRGDDGFVVMARTDAVASEGLEAGIDRAGRYVYAGADMIFAEALGSAADFARFCRAVDAPILANLTEFGKTPLLSLDELRQAGVRMVLYPLSAFRAMSAAALAVYGAIRRDGNQVRVVDRMQTRSELYEVLDYLRYEQKLDELYRKES; this comes from the coding sequence ATGTCTGTGTCCTCCCCAGGCTCGCAGTTCCGGGCCGCGCTGGAATCGGAGCGCCCGTTGCAAATCGTCGGCGTCGTCAGCGCATATGCTGCGCTGCTGGCGGCGCGCACGGGCTTTAAAGCCCTTTACTTGTCGGGAGCGGGCGTAGCCAACGCCTCGTTCGGGATGCCGGATCTGGGCCTTACCTCGTTGAACGACGTCTGCGAGGATGCGCGCCGGATCACGGGTGCAACGACGCTGCCGCTGCTGGTTGATGCCGATACCGGCTGGGGTGGGGCTTTCAACATCGCGCGGACCATCCGGGAATTATCCCGTGCAGGAGCTGCGGGCTGCCACCTGGAAGACCAGGTGCAAGCCAAACGTTGCGGGCATCGCCCCAACAAAGCCCTCGTCACCGCCGGGGAAATGGTGGACCGGATCAAGGCGGCGGTGGACAGCCGCGGCGACGACGGATTCGTCGTCATGGCCCGCACGGACGCGGTCGCCTCGGAAGGTCTTGAGGCCGGGATCGACCGGGCCGGCCGGTACGTGTACGCCGGGGCCGACATGATCTTCGCCGAGGCGCTCGGGTCAGCGGCCGATTTTGCCCGGTTCTGCCGTGCAGTCGACGCGCCTATCCTGGCTAACCTTACCGAGTTCGGCAAAACGCCGTTGCTGAGTCTCGATGAGTTGCGTCAGGCCGGGGTGCGGATGGTCTTGTATCCCTTGAGCGCTTTCCGGGCAATGAGCGCTGCCGCGCTCGCGGTTTATGGCGCGATTCGCCGGGATGGCAACCAGGTGCGCGTCGTTGACCGGATGCAGACCCGCAGCGAGCTTTACGAAGTGTTGGACTACCTTCGTTACGAACAAAAACTGGATGAGTTATACCGGAAAGAAAGTTAG
- a CDS encoding cysteine hydrolase, translated as MNVSRPLSIDADPYPYEFVPVQSALLIIDMQRDFLEPGGFGEMLGNDVSQLRRTIDPNRKLLAAWRTAGLTVIHTREGHRPDLSDLPPAKRVRGHGTRTIGDPGPMGRILIRGELGHDIIPELYPLPTEPVIDKPGKGAFFATDLHAILQNYGIRKLLVTGVTTEVCVNTTVREANDRGYDCLVPADCVGSYFPEFQEAGLKMIKAQGGIFGWVSDSARVLAALQQTSPVI; from the coding sequence ATGAACGTAAGCCGCCCTTTGAGCATCGACGCGGACCCTTACCCCTACGAGTTCGTGCCCGTCCAAAGCGCGTTGTTGATAATCGACATGCAGCGCGATTTCCTGGAGCCCGGCGGCTTCGGCGAGATGCTCGGCAACGACGTTTCGCAGTTGCGCCGCACGATTGACCCCAACCGGAAATTGCTCGCCGCCTGGCGCACGGCCGGCCTTACCGTAATCCATACGCGGGAAGGGCATCGGCCCGACCTGAGCGATCTTCCACCCGCCAAACGAGTACGGGGCCATGGCACGCGCACGATCGGCGATCCCGGCCCGATGGGACGCATCCTGATCCGGGGCGAGCTCGGGCACGACATCATCCCGGAACTTTATCCCCTGCCCACCGAACCAGTCATCGATAAACCGGGCAAAGGCGCGTTTTTCGCAACGGATCTGCATGCCATCCTCCAAAATTACGGCATCCGGAAGCTGCTAGTAACCGGGGTCACCACCGAAGTCTGCGTCAATACCACCGTCCGGGAAGCAAATGACCGGGGCTACGACTGCCTGGTCCCGGCGGATTGCGTCGGGTCCTACTTTCCGGAGTTCCAGGAAGCGGGCCTGAAGATGATCAAGGCGCAGGGCGGCATCTTCGGCTGGGTGTCGGACTCCGCTCGAGTCCTGGCCGCCCTTCAGCAAACCTCTCCCGTCATATAA
- a CDS encoding winged helix-turn-helix transcriptional regulator codes for MSSRSPQRLSKSDYERLAAFRYQLRRFLRFSELEAEAVGLTPRQYQGLLAVAGYPGRDAITIGELAQQLLVAHHSAVGLVDRLSAHGLVERQPGPQDRRQVFVRLTPRGNALLERLAHAHRAELLKLGPKLSVLLQTLNNSNSDSEPGR; via the coding sequence ATGTCCTCGCGTTCTCCCCAGCGGCTAAGTAAATCGGACTACGAACGGCTTGCCGCTTTCCGGTACCAACTCCGGCGCTTCCTGCGCTTCTCGGAGCTTGAAGCCGAAGCGGTCGGACTCACGCCCCGGCAATATCAGGGATTGTTGGCGGTCGCCGGCTACCCTGGCCGCGACGCGATCACTATCGGCGAATTAGCGCAACAATTACTTGTAGCCCATCACAGCGCGGTCGGGTTGGTGGACCGGCTCAGCGCGCACGGGTTGGTTGAGCGTCAACCGGGACCGCAGGACCGCCGGCAGGTGTTTGTCCGGCTGACGCCGCGCGGCAATGCCCTGCTCGAAAGGCTGGCGCACGCGCACCGGGCCGAGTTACTGAAACTCGGGCCGAAGCTGAGCGTTCTGCTGCAGACCCTCAATAACTCCAATTCAGATTCAGAGCCCGGCCGATGA
- a CDS encoding OmpA family protein, translating to MPVQYGQCLNKAGCSLAYTGEMIRYEGEARCPECGQPLGPAAPRRKKPPWLSGLIVLAILVAASIAFLVWQRRSQEPSHAAPLPAIVGEPDQNHAPAVVDGNTTSLPEIPKPPVTGSSPAPGGTPANVVNERSESAGATPPVSASPPAGPVLSASPAAEESVVTKPPTLSAQQVDTTRADVLKRINAMPRMSAQEKDRLSQKVESAHGMERLRIVHFDLGKTTLSRSTADQLARSFTAGDTKEKLADPTLVLVIAGYADSGGDPGVNLRISQDRADGVSRLLKKAGILNVMHTVAMGSTDLLDGKRPEQNRAVEIWAVVP from the coding sequence ATGCCCGTCCAATATGGCCAGTGTTTAAACAAGGCTGGTTGTAGTCTTGCCTATACCGGCGAGATGATCCGGTACGAAGGCGAAGCCCGTTGCCCGGAGTGCGGCCAACCGCTCGGCCCGGCTGCGCCCCGGCGCAAAAAGCCGCCCTGGTTATCTGGTCTCATCGTGCTCGCAATCCTGGTAGCGGCTTCGATCGCATTCCTGGTCTGGCAGCGGCGGTCCCAGGAACCTTCCCACGCAGCCCCCTTGCCGGCCATCGTCGGCGAACCCGACCAGAACCATGCACCGGCGGTGGTCGACGGCAATACCACCAGCCTTCCCGAAATACCCAAACCGCCGGTCACCGGCTCCAGTCCGGCGCCGGGCGGCACCCCTGCGAATGTCGTCAATGAGCGTTCGGAATCCGCCGGGGCAACCCCGCCGGTCAGCGCATCTCCTCCGGCCGGCCCGGTCCTTTCCGCCAGCCCGGCCGCAGAGGAATCCGTAGTCACCAAACCGCCGACCTTGTCTGCGCAGCAGGTGGACACAACCCGGGCCGACGTCCTTAAGCGCATCAATGCCATGCCGCGCATGAGCGCCCAGGAAAAGGATCGCCTGTCGCAAAAAGTCGAGAGCGCGCACGGGATGGAACGGTTGAGAATCGTCCACTTCGACCTCGGCAAGACTACCTTAAGCAGGAGTACGGCCGACCAATTGGCCAGGAGTTTCACGGCGGGCGACACCAAGGAAAAACTGGCCGATCCGACCCTGGTGCTGGTGATCGCGGGGTACGCCGACAGCGGAGGCGATCCCGGCGTTAACCTGCGAATCTCACAAGACCGGGCTGACGGCGTAAGCCGGCTTTTGAAAAAGGCGGGAATCCTTAACGTGATGCACACCGTGGCGATGGGCAGCACCGACCTGCTCGATGGTAAACGACCCGAACAGAACCGCGCCGTCGAGATCTGGGCCGTGGTCCCGTAG
- a CDS encoding SDR family oxidoreductase has product MDLNLKGKTAVITGGSIGIGLAVAEALAAEGTNLLLVARQPERLNAEAERISRRHGVRAIGVAADVAAAKPVQEVVSAAEREFGAVDILINNAGTGSNETIMEAPDEKWQYYWELHVMSAVRLARGLVPLMRKRGGGVILHNASVCAVQPLWYEPIYNVTKAALMMFSKNLANELIKENIRVNTVNPGLILTPDWIKTAKQLTADKGGDWEGYLAQVAREHAPINRFGTPEELAHFFVFLCSDRASYSVGATYFVDGGMLKVV; this is encoded by the coding sequence ATGGACCTGAACCTTAAAGGCAAAACCGCCGTCATCACGGGCGGCAGCATCGGAATCGGCCTGGCGGTAGCGGAAGCATTGGCCGCGGAAGGCACAAACCTGTTGTTGGTGGCCCGGCAACCGGAACGGCTCAACGCTGAAGCCGAACGCATCAGCCGGCGGCACGGGGTCCGGGCGATCGGCGTTGCGGCTGACGTCGCGGCCGCCAAGCCGGTTCAGGAGGTCGTCTCGGCCGCTGAACGGGAGTTCGGAGCGGTCGACATTCTGATCAACAACGCCGGTACCGGCAGTAATGAAACCATCATGGAAGCGCCGGATGAGAAGTGGCAATACTACTGGGAGCTTCACGTGATGTCGGCCGTCCGGCTGGCGCGGGGTTTGGTTCCCCTGATGCGGAAACGGGGCGGCGGCGTGATCCTGCATAACGCCTCGGTCTGTGCCGTGCAACCGCTCTGGTACGAACCGATCTACAACGTCACCAAAGCCGCCCTGATGATGTTTTCCAAGAACCTCGCCAATGAACTGATCAAGGAGAACATCCGCGTCAACACCGTCAACCCGGGGCTGATCCTGACGCCGGACTGGATAAAGACCGCCAAGCAACTTACCGCGGATAAAGGCGGAGATTGGGAGGGTTATCTCGCGCAGGTCGCAAGGGAGCATGCGCCCATCAACCGGTTCGGCACCCCGGAGGAACTGGCGCATTTCTTCGTTTTTCTTTGCTCGGATCGGGCAAGCTACTCGGTCGGCGCGACGTATTTCGTCGACGGCGGCATGCTGAAAGTCGTGTAA